One segment of Poecile atricapillus isolate bPoeAtr1 chromosome 5, bPoeAtr1.hap1, whole genome shotgun sequence DNA contains the following:
- the LOC131579930 gene encoding maestro heat-like repeat-containing protein family member 7: MAEKRSNLPKKVEECAGGAPPQQGNEMEQLQLLQKDAGRDPTKEQNSARSSWCFIGQMFTNKGAWCRDMITMLTKREAKPDPAPTQSIAPAPSMDSFGDRIVSSPDQVPGFVRYTHQRLMSSEAPDDRLFMDILRLTDAHPTDVAVTLLRCAPSCDRGAASMWKTIASSGTTLDKVLPSLLSVLEGWPQQRMYTSDGDNTDVFSLAATRVVWEILRLPWCPEPFMEYSPHLVVALLFQVFISTEQVPEEVDNFWRTCQEEHGLSTSINRFAMQTLRALFHHLQCVHLVVAMERKCGWDTLLCVDTHHYAVGLLAREMRRVSIPLCSCIALRLLRLLNQEEPRWELAAMAFLVEVLECLDLNERGENLLEIMTKHLKSESKEECHLALRGLVVLSQDPLMTKKMCSLSASLVQLLKNADGEDIRLTLTVFKNMLLKKDILVSSPTALKLAEALRPLFDNDNSHIQLLSIQLYQEVMELVVEEGKKPLKVLVSDSLLPLFFYCHSENRRVAESARETLLAALSFLNRKDLEHLLKTEDPWSFGERVLAEDRSQAGKHLRQALPYLESPEEPVREAAIRSIGIASMLMKGQQEELEIICEALQALSQDESPSKRNLIVQVMLDERAASLNSSSASRQPGQHQIPSKRRQPGAPGTADAGHS; this comes from the exons ATGGCAGAGAAACGCTCCAACCTTCCCAAGAAGGTGGAAGAATGCGCTGGTGGTGCCCCACCACAGCAAGGTAATgagatggagcagctccagctgctgcagaagg atgcagGGAGGGACCCGACAAAAGAGCAGAACTCTGCGCGTAGCAGCTGGTGCTTTATAGGCCAG ATGTTTACGAACAAAGGCGCTTGGTGTCGAGACATGATCACCATGTTGACCAAGCGTGAGGCAAAGCCTGACCCCGCACCCACTCAGAGCAtagctcctgctcccagcatggATTCTTTTGGAGACAGGATTGTCTCCAGTCCAGAtcaa gtgccagGTTTTGTTAGGTACACGCATCAGAGGCTCATGTCCAGTGAGGCTCCAGACGACAGGCTGTTCATGGACATCCTGAGGCTGACTGATGCCCACCCCACTGATGTGGCAGTGACCCTCCTGCGctgtgccccatcgtgtgaTAG AGGTGCTGCAAGCATGTGGAAAACCATAGCATCATCAGGAACAACACTGGACAAGGTGCTGCCATCActgctctctgtgctggagGGCTGGCCACAGCAGAGAATGTACACCTCAGATGGAGACAATACGGATGTattttccctggct GCAACCAGGGTGGTTTGGGAGATTCTCCGCCTGCCCTGGTGCCCAGAGCCGTTTATGGAATATTCCCCCCATCTCGTCGTGGCTCTGCTCTTCCAAGTTTTTATCAGTACAGAGCAGGTGCCAGAGGAGGTTGATAATTTCTGGAGGACATGTCAGGAGGAACACGGCCTTTCCACGAGCATCAAcag gtttgcaatGCAGACTTTAAGGGCGCTGTTCCACCATCTGCAGTGTGTGCATTTAGTGGTTGCAATGGAACGCAAGTGTGGTTGGGACACCCTTCTCTGTGTTGACACCCACCACTatgctgtgggtctgctggccag AGAGATGCGCCGTGTCTCCATCCCCTTGTGTTCGTGCATTGCACTCCGCCTGCTCAGGCTGCTCAACCAGGAGGAACCACGCTGGGAACTTGCTGCTATGGcgttccttgtggag GTCCTGGAGTGCCTGGACTTGAATGAACGGGGTGAAAACCTCCTGGAGATCATGACAAAGCACCTGAAGAGCGAGTCCAAGGAGGAGTGTCAcctggcactcagaggcctcGTGGTGCTCAGCCAAGATCCCTTGATG ACCAAAAAAATGTGCAGCCTGTCTGCAAGCTTGGTGCAGCTATTGAAGAATGCAGATGGAGAGGACATCAGGTTGACCCTCACTGTGTTCAAGAACATGCTCCTGAAAAAAGATATTCTAGTATCCAGCCCCACGGCCCTGAAACTGGCTGAGGCTCTCCGGCCCCTCTTTGacaat GACAACAGCCACATACAGCTGCTCTCCATTCAACTCTACCAAGAAGTGATGGAATTGGtagtggaagagggaaaaaagcccttGAAGGTGTTGGTGAGCGACAGCCTGCTGCCGCTCTTCTTCTATTGCCATAGTGAGAACAGGCgtgtggcagag tctGCTCGGGAAACACTGCTTGCAGCACTAAGCTTCCTGAATAGGAAGGATCTCGAGCACCTGCTAAAGACAGAGGACCCATGGAGCTTTGGCGAGCGTGTG ctggcagaggaCAGGAGCCAAGCGGGCAAGCACCTGCGGCAGGCTCTGCCATACctggagagcccagaggagcccGTGCGAGAGGCAGCCATCAGGTCCATTG ggattgcCAGCATGCTGATgaaggggcagcaggaagagctggagatcatctgtgagg CCCTTCAAGCCCTTAGCCAAGATGAGAGCCCCTCCAAGAGAAATCTGATAGTTCAAGTCATGTTGGATGAAAGAGCTGCATCCTTAAATTCATCTTCTGCATCAAGACAACCAGGACAGCACCAGATCCCAAGCAAGAGGAGACAACCcggagctccaggcacagctgatgCTGGGCACTCCTGA